From the genome of Candidatus Defluviilinea proxima:
TGCGCTGGTTGATCAAATACAAAGATACAGAGTTCTACGTGAACCTCGATAATGTGACCACTCCAGGGCTTGGATACTTCATCGAAGTAAAAAGCCGCACTTGGAGCCGCAAAGACGCTGATAACAAGGCGCATCTTCTCAACGAATTACTTGCCTTGCTCGGCGCATCAGAAGGTGAAGTGGTCACAAAGGATTACATCGAGATCATCAGCGAGTAAAAATTTATCAATCACATATGAGCAAGGGCGGCCTGTTTGTACAGAGCCGCCTTTGTTGCTGAAATGGAGAAACCATGAAAGAGATCGGAAAGATCGTTGCAGGCATATGCGCTTTTTTCTTTGTACTCAGCGGCGTACTGACACTTCTATTGTTCAACATCGAACAAAAAGCATTTTCATCTGAAACCTACAAACAGTCATTCAAGGAATTGGGACTCTACGCACAAACCCCTTCATTGATTGCCAACCTTATTACTGATCCAGCGAACGGTTCCATGCCAGCCATGATGTCGCTTCTCAACAAAAATGAATTGGCTTTCGTCATTTCATCCATACTGCCGCCTGCTGAGATTGAGACAATGACAAATAATACACTCGACTCCACGTTCGATTTCATCAATGGGAAGAGCGATTCGGTTAGCATCTCATTACTGCCTTTCAAGCAAAGCATGGCTGGCGAGGGAGGGATGAGCGCGTTCTTGCAAATATTGCAAGCCCAACCAGCCTGCACACCAGAACAAATCATCCAAATGGGGCTCGGTCTCCTCTCTGCCAACACGGATCTAAAAATATGCAACCCGCCGCAAGAAGTTTTGCAGTTAGTCATGCCAGTGATCCAGGAACAGATCCAACAGATCAGTCAGAGCATCCCAGAAACACTGACATTGGTATCTTCCGACCAAGTCGAAGCATCAAACTTTCGCACAAGATTAGACCGAATACGCACCGGGATAAAGTTATCCTTTCTCCTGCCGCTGTTCTTATTGATCGCTATCATCCTATTCGCGGTTCGTAGCTTGCAAGACTGGCTGAAATGGTGGGGCATCCCATTTCTCGCCACAGGCATATTCACCCTTATACTGGCCTTTATCGGTGTTCCGCTTGTTCGTTTTGTTATAAAAAACATTTTTCTAGAAAATAAACTGCAAGCAGGTATCTCAGAGATAGTACAAAATGTGATCGACTCGGTAGCACGCCAAATTCTTGTACCAGTTGCCATCGAAGGGGCGTTCCTTGCGTTTATTGGAGCAGGCATGGTCGCGGGTTTCTGGGTCTACAACAAGATGGTCAAATCAACAAAGCCATAGTGCAACTTTTGTCATCCAAAACTGTACATTCAGTATAAGGATGACATATGCGACGTCTTCTACTTTCACTCTGCATACTTCTGTTAGTTTCTCTCGCCTGCAACGGCGAGGCACAATCGATTCCCCCAACGCCTCAAAGTTCTGTATTTGATTCTGACAGAACAGCTTATGGATTCTTTCCATCCCCGCCTGAGATGTCAATCAATAGCGTTTTCAAAACGTTTAAAGGCATCAGTCAACATGGTGACTTTGTGCTTATCCAACAGAACACCCCGTGGGAAGATTTTGTCAAAGGTGTCGATGGCGAATCCCAACCGCGAACCGATATTATCAACCAGGTGACATTGGCGCGGCAAAACAATATTGAGTATATCTTTGTCATTGATGCGCTTAACGGGCTTAATCGACGGGATTTCATCGGTCTACCAACAGGTTGGGATGCCAGTTTTGCGAATCCTGATGTGCGAACTGCACATAAGAATTTTGCCCTATGGGTTGTAAGAACTTTTCATCCACGCCACCTCGGTCTTGCATCTGAAATCAACACGTATATGGATGCGCATCCTGATGACGCCAAAAATTTCATCAGTTTATACAATGAGATCTATGGACTTATCAAAGCGGAAGCACCTGAAACACAGATCTTCGTCACATTTCAATGGGACGATCTCAACAACATGTTTCCCCAACCTGAAGAGGGCAATCATCAAAAGTTTGACACCAACTGGGATCAAGTCGAAGCTTTTGAACCCAATCTGGATGTCTGGGCCATTTCAACCTATCCCTATTTTGTATTCCCATCAGGGTCAGATATTCCTGCGGACTATTACACCCCGCTTCTCACACGGACCGATAAACCTGTTGCCATCGCCGAAAGCGGATTCACCACCCAAGCCGTTGACCAAATCAAAGCCACACCCGAAGATCAGGTTGCCTACCTCAATACCGTCCACGATCAACTCGGTCCACGTTTAGTATTTTGGGTCAACACTCTATTCAGTGACATCAACTTGGATTCATATGCCAAAGAAATGAAAAAGCAAGGGCAAGACCCACAGGATGCACAATCCCTTGGCGCATTCGCCTATATTGGTCTCGTTAATTTTGATGGGTCCCCAAAACCTGCATTGGATGTGTGGGATGGCATGAGAGAGAAACCTTGAAATCAAGGTTAGTGGTTTCTAATTATTAAGAAACAACCCGATATTTTTTATAAAAGGGAAAGCCTTCTCAAAAGAAGCTCCCCAATGAGGTAATCGCCAACTACTGACGAAGAGTAAAGCTACCGCCCAGATTGCCACTTCTCGATAAGACAGGCGCAATGGCGCGTTATCTGTATCTCGAATTGCCATCAATGAAAGTAACGATAAACACGATACATGGATATAAACAAGCCGCCCATAGTCAGATGCAACCCAAAACAATGGAGCGCTAGCAAGAAACGCAAACAACACATATGTTGCAAGCCAGTATTGCCGTTTCTTGTTCATTTGAAATAAAACAGCCCGTCGCGTAGACCAGACAACAGCCAGCGGCACAAAACTCAAAACCGTAACAGCCATATACATAAACAACCCACCATGTTGTATGGACTTGAAAACCAAGTCATGGGCTAAAAACACGCCGTCATCCAGAAGTGAAATAGAACCTGGAACATCTGAATGAATACAATCTAAAGGAAGATTTGGCTTCAATGAATCACATATTGCTACAACAATTTTATTATCCCCTTTTGCAAAAAGGACCAGCAAAACGGCGACCATCATGGCAGGGACAAGAAAAGCTACCTTTCGAGGAGTATTTTCAAACCCTTTTCCGTGAATGATGAAAGCACAAAGTATATAAGGAAGATAAGCGGCCATCATTTCATGGTTTAGAACAATAAACAATGAAACTCCTCCAACGAAAACCAGCAAGCGATTGGTCACTTCAGCCTTAGAACCCAGCAAATAGACACATAATGCCGAAAGCAAAGCCAGAAACAATATTTCTTTCCTAAACCCACCTTGCGGATCAAGAATCGGGAAAAGAATAAACGCGGGGGAACAAATCAACATGAAGCTTGATGCCGAGAAGGTCGCATCAAGTGATAATCGACAAGTACTTATAAAAAATACAAGATAGGCTATGAGTTGAGTCACAACCACAAGGGTAACTATCTCAATCCCCAGCCATTGCGAAACATCAAGAAATATCTCACCAATTAATCCGCGCCGGACAAATCCACCGTGATAATTGATCAACCAATCGCCCACAAGCCATGTATCAGGCGCCGTTGGTGTTGACATTAAGAATAAAGCATGAAAAAAAAGAAAAAGAAACGTCCCCGTAAAAAATAATATAACAAAGAAACGCCAGTACATTTTTGGAACAACAATATTCATACAACCTCCTTTAGAGTACAGTTGTCAAACTCCAAACAAAAAATCTACTCGCATCCATTCGCGAGATGCTCTTCAAACGCCTCCGCAAAGGAGTGGTAGCCAGAACCATCACATTTCGCGCGGAAGAAGTAATACGGCGATTCTGCAGGGAATGCAACCGCATTCAACGCATCCATGCCAGGGTTTGAGATCGGTGAAGGAGGCAGGTCGCTGTATATGTATGTATTGAAAGGCGAATCGAATTGTAAGTCACTCGCGCTCAAGGGATTTGTCCACCAGGTATTTTGGATGGCGTTATAGCCCAATGCGTATTGGACCGTCGGGTCCGCTTCGAGGTTCATTCCAATCTTTAAACGATTCAAGTACACAGAAGCGATCATGGGCGATTCTTCAGGGTGAATTGCTTCACGTTCCACAATGGACGCAAGGATCACTGCTTGATAAACGGTCAAGCCTTGTTTTTCAAAGCCAAGTTGCATATCTCGCGAGAGGTGTTGTGCAAAGTGACGGACAAATCTCTCAACAAGCTCGTTTGCCGTAGTGGTGCGCGGGAAGATATAGGAATCAGGGAAGAGAAACCCTTCATTGGAATTCGCGCCAGATAGGAAGTCGAAACCGCGAGATGGAGTATTTACAGCGTTGAAAAAATCACCGGGTGTGATGGATAAGCCAGAGGTCGAGAGAGAGGCGGCAAGTTCTTCCATCCGCCAGCCGGGCAGGATAACGAACGTCACTTCTGCGGATGTGGCATCTTGTAGTTCATGCGCAATGTCAATTGCGGACATGGCAGCGCTGAGT
Proteins encoded in this window:
- the mltG gene encoding endolytic transglycosylase MltG; amino-acid sequence: MKKLVPIILIIVFFCACLFVAFVTIPSQATRIYGQPASWLTITQRMQYSASLLWYDGLLTRPRDVNGAETSFTIEQGASVNVIAANLEAMGFIQSAEAFRAYLIYSGLDTSIQAGEYKLSAAMSAIDIAHELQDATSAEVTFVILPGWRMEELAASLSTSGLSITPGDFFNAVNTPSRGFDFLSGANSNEGFLFPDSYIFPRTTTANELVERFVRHFAQHLSRDMQLGFEKQGLTVYQAVILASIVEREAIHPEESPMIASVYLNRLKIGMNLEADPTVQYALGYNAIQNTWWTNPLSASDLQFDSPFNTYIYSDLPPSPISNPGMDALNAVAFPAESPYYFFRAKCDGSGYHSFAEAFEEHLANGCE